From a region of the Bombus pascuorum chromosome 17, iyBomPasc1.1, whole genome shotgun sequence genome:
- the LOC132915446 gene encoding uncharacterized protein LOC132915446 isoform X2, translating to MSQSEDAYAPEEPTPDIPISLLDIQMPETPDSTKGQTSDGDTPRLESPKMLKPVLGKLQAKKRLMAFANKFNVPPKLQNKSTLLQVHSTKISKSKSMPSDNGKSSKNDSSTIVNVDSDSVQFHNRHSSGGKSKKKTEEKILAIEEIRREESKSKMLLAEAMAAANLEEENYANRNGQNLLENVKILRERSRQDDVNVSYKSASKSAIENKYSERRYGREERRDSASKESKDYNGSKERYYKVPRDKEQRKKDKDRKDDKDKREDSNKYEENRDRKDEEKDKKDNDKWEDVREKKGIKEKKEKEKRSDSQEKPEIKDRKEKEKDKDKGKERDIMNSSSWVELKKCGIMMDDIIEIKRRDHLERSIKNRTAEDYLRHFEQMLMINDCRLKRYAFIAEGLEGPKEYPPESVRATKRGRPQLFYSENPRMSLFINHQQILQAVTADHREKMRNICEADFIRNDTEAAEKSQRTRNWYPKTGICKSEGNDKWHVPINVQLPKSKWDSEDEDRLSDTEKKQGNVVKSSNMTSKQEPEEFSPRLSTIEEDINKDKKMINEDETSSVKKIDDNRQSTSPLLQSAGNEKLASEYEQFMKMVCSDVPMSKEFSPKPNKTSASTLSYHEFNIETNLPNDNNFSFVEHSISGKSDKSNSNKIEEKFKSNESRQNLENISKIEDDQISSSSSHIQVQKRVRVESKNIHDKSESEDSKSIPSDWENVRIKVERMSDENSDSKETRKKKRRKKVTSSSSESSSSSSSSDSEEEVKRRKRKRKISNDSDSLSDSDSSDSSSSSSDSSSSDDKRKKRKKKKRKAEKRKKKAKRIAKTKKKRRRKVSSDSSSSDSSEDRRKKRVATRKSKQKKEYNDKQDNREDIIKTIQKSPLESPSLENAKLVRSQVPLKKIKEEVKVENRKRSSDKHDVWNKDQELVRKVISDSDIHSKSHKDEEKRNKVEERYLEEWEMDSVIMPQKGEKLSKSNVEKIENIDIQNIRKIERKEERCKKDDKNKNDERLEEKCSSMSKEIIPGSLKIEEDADGKKKRKRDKEKKDSGEFLADWKKESERISQQIMQDEIKLSKKLDKQKRDKWGETEFDTLNVPSLTQLEKEVNKRQLLADEWEVDSLEAVSDLMINKKKTSRISKKLEKEVRYDKKTDTYIAIEKETVKECKKRQDRLSAMRIWEEEQEEGEKEALMLLEQKSKRKRDDWDIEEESFLREKSDRKESVEDSITIIESIHKEVNAVSKNVDASMKHDVVTSKKSKKSRWDMESQSEEKIKLKAPVMWEEECAEWTKVNKFDHDIERVSLECCDPILAKTKIKDEDVCMVEQQLRKSTSKSSTSADIIDLFPRKCQDIDLLESSWTPEEHTRCKSRMRSLGNSSQENVLFDKTKELTPSKEQCTAEQLKDIFEIDVKLTKKNTELYSPSSPAGSQKSEDMEIFKDNQVNMKESRLHDKLKNETLVMSDDESVPNIPLQIKYRDGKYAKAAMMKEEFEEILGVQKIEDQTLRKKFDVKVSESSSEFPINEPYPDSNYKSLRMDIFAGYESDESHGKLSNKSSEAISSSASTKGTEETNEGKAALKLIPKQLLVRRNNERVKTKLISDDPMQHAAALLTIQKKLRESHSVKNDIKNTYCEEPNEFRIECEKTSNIHAPVAEVIPTEQTTITDVKVDSKDLSITVKTSITTKSESPGAVKLDFNEYRSGNKGSKLEELKKSRPRNSKDISDTECQVRSPGREQKKKSPSRKENREDKRINDRSKERRDKKFDDRERGDRRDSRSSKQEYNESRRRFSPSTSRSKKRTSWEREGSRSESHSRSWSRSRSKSPKRKEELFAGFSSKEKRSNRIDEDRSSRARIDDRRERSIRSSPRSNTAPHNKDHFKKHGSIKGDRDDWNRKKYDCMEREKEGRSYEPMEVLRERNVDIDRHRESRFRGDEADRSLWPYEAENMLRDGNESLDSYPNSQDLDLDYEEKTYYRDDSIERDIMEGPFRPSSKFKHRKSRPSTRRDRQWEKEREPLDLDRHGHVRRTEKLPPPRGRSPLRSRRSPRRSSHDRFRRESRSRSKSWSRSRSRSRSRSRSRSRSRSTSRSRSMMHSRSRSRSGSRSRTRSTSGSRMRSPDHLRMTERLRSSRSPSMGRGRVSESSRERKDEHDNMKLLDSCTERGRRIETIVQSVSGLPRDSTVLDSEMHIGDNMETVATSFQYSTENEVGNEYYYTENNLTYPPCIDDSTASSPKRLSLDDRLELELGIKKQQDGAGISSDYGDNFNSNICYPSPPGQQQILYRQQPTVLQVGNVLQVVPADFNGVPATHREPTNSSSAPIVRGSSQVVRVGNVLQVVPTSLDWSGGQPSSVDQSGGMMYSTTVPRSSPAPSVPISVPVPVPVPMPVPAVPSAMNSSTPVSTLSPVSLPLSVPVPVPVPVPGPAPVPLPVTQTTFSRAEVTPQKVPVLPVYNYEVILETRRKEQEERKRLREIRRKEKERRRIERINRRALQLLEKTNMRQSENASQQKNSNLDPSVLKALRESEEQGDAEEQQTSSTIFEKEEEMPVVASSASTEEEEVPVEEDEEEEEEEEAEVEYDEEEEEEAEDDEEEEEEDDEKSRLNKLKSEIDEATTVTTIDETTKIQIETESKGWPELPPPPLKGILVASGFRRTSVPNGNLDDLPTPENDNGDNTDKEDVEIDKNESSKDEAGENKLSKLKNQMKKTKLAKLGKRKQRSKKSVQFADGIKPGEGTSPSGGEGDMPSPPPPTTVSRGGIRDVRRSSSRKSRKQEKRTRPPKAKKKVKVKIIKLKKPRVTPLTAMMMNDSDDLDDRSPPPPPPGSPPPPHLWPSYLSAYNANNRTSEAQTTAAAISNSVQAPPPPTPLPLLVPPPPLNYTIQPCSKA from the exons ATGTCACAATCAGAAGATGCTTATGCTCCAGAGGAACCAACACCAGACATTCCAATATCTTTACTTGATATACAAATGCCAGAAACACCAGATAGTACAAAAGGCCAAACTAGCGATGGAGACACACCTAGGTTGGAGAGTCCCAAGATGCTCAAGCCTGTGTTAGGAAAATTACAAGCTAAAAAGAGATTGATGGCATTTGCCAACAAATTTAATGTGCCACCAAAACTCCAAAATAAATCCACTCTACTTCAAGTACATTCTACCAAAATTTCTAAATCTAAAAGTATGCCAAGTGATAATGGTAAATCTTCAAAAAATGATTCAAGCACAATTGTAAATGTTGACTCAGACTCTGTACAATTTCATAATCGTCATTCAAGTGGTGGTaaatcaaaaaagaaaacag aagaaaaaatattggcTATTGAAGAGATTAGACGAGAAGAATCTAAAAGTAAAATGTTACTGGCTGAAGCTATGGCTGCAG CTAATTTAGAAGAGgaaaattatgcaaatagGAATGgacaaaatttattagaaaatgtaaAGATTTTGAGAGAAAGAAGTAGACAAGATGATGTTAATGTCTCTTATAAAAGTGCTTCAAAGTCtgcaatagaaaataaatattcagagag GCGATATGGAAGAGAAGAACGAAGAGATAGCGCGAGTAAAGAGTCAAAAGATTATAATGGTAgcaaagaacgatattatAAAGTCCCGCGTGATAAAGAACAAcgtaaaaaagataaagatagGAAAGATGATAAAGATAAACGAGAGgatagtaataaatatgaagAGAACAGAGATAGgaaagatgaagaaaaagataaaaaggatAATGATAAATGGGAAGATGtacgagaaaagaaaggaataaaagaaaagaaggagaaagaaaaaagaagtgaTTCACAGGAGAAACCTGAAAttaaagatagaaaagaaaaggagaaagataaAGACAAAGGAAAAGAGAGGGACATAATGAATTCTTCTTCGTGGGTGGAGTTAAAAAAGTGTGGTATAATGATGGACGACATCATTGAGATTAAAAGACGTGATCACTTGGAACGATCAATAAAGAACAG aaCAGCCGAGGATTACTTACGTCACTTTGAGCAAATGTTAATGATAAACGATTGTCGTTTGAAACGTTACGCTTTTATCGCCGAAGGACTGGAAGGTCCTAAAGAGTACCCTCCTGAATCAGTAAGAGCAACTAAACGAGGAAGGcctcaattattttattctgaaaATCCTCGTATGTCGCTTTTCATCAATCATCAGCAAATTCTTCAAGCAGTTACTGCCGATCATCGTGAAAAAATGCGGAACATATGCGAGGCAGACTTTATACG AAACGATACGGAAGCAGCGGAAAAATCTCAACGTACACGTAACTGGTATCCAAAGACAGGCATATGTAAATCTGAAGGAAACGACAAATGGCATGTACCAATTAATGTACAACTGCCTAAGTCAAAATGGGATAGTGAAGATGAAGACAGGTTATCCGACACTGAAAAGAAACAAGGAAATGTAGTGAAATCGAGCAACATGACTTCGAAGcaag aaccTGAAGAATTTTCTCCACGGTTAAGTACGATAGAAGAAGACATTAATAAAGACAAGAAAATGATCAACGAAGATGAGACTTCTAGTGTTAAAAAAATAGACGACAATAGACAATCAACATCTCCTTTGTTACAGTCTGCAGGCAACGAAAAATTAGCATCGGAGTACGAACAGTTCATGAAGATGGTCTGCAGTGATGTTCCAATGTCAAAAGAATTCTCCCCAAAACCGAATAAAACTTCTGCCTCGACGTTAAGCTATCATGAATTTAATATAGAAACTAATTTGCCGAATgacaataatttttcgtttgtaGAGCATAGTATATCTGGAAAATCGGATAAAagtaattcaaataaaattgaggAAAAATTCAAATCCAATGAAAGCCGACAGAACTTGGAAAACATTTCGAAGATCGAGGACGATCAGATATCATCAAGCAGTTCTCATATTCAGGTTCAAAAACGCGTAAGAgtagaaagtaaaaatatacatgatAAAAGTGAATCGGAAGATTCTAAATCAATACCCAGCGATTGGGAAAACGTTCGAATTAAAGTAGAACGTATGAGCGACGAAAATTCTGACTCtaaagaaacaagaaagaaaaagagacgaaAGAAAGTGACTTCTAGCAGTAGTGAATCATCCAGTTCGTCGAGTTCCTCCGATTCTGAGGAAGAagtaaaaagaaggaaaagaaaacggaAAATATCAAATGATTCGGACTCATTATCGGATTCAGATAGCAGCgatagtagtagtagcagcAGTGATTCTTCTAGTTCCGATGATaaacggaagaaaagaaagaaaaagaaacgaaaagctgaaaaaagaaagaaaaaagcgaaACGAATTgcaaagacgaagaagaagagaagaaggaaagttAGTTCGGATTCAAGTAGTAGCGATTCGTCTGAAGATAGGAGGAAAAAAAGGGTGGCGACTAGAAAGTCTAAACAGAAGAAagaatataacgataaacaAGATAACAGAGAAGATATAATAAAGACGATACAAAAGTCACCTTTAGAATCTCCTTCATTAGAAAATGCGAAATTGGTACGTTCTCAAGTTccattaaagaaaattaaagaggAAGTAAAAGTCGAAAATAGGAAAAGATCCTCAGATAAACACGACGTTTGGAACAAGGATCAGGAATTGGTCAGAAAGGTGATTTCTGATAGCGACATCCACAGTAAAAGCCACaaagatgaagaaaaaagaaacaaagtcgAAGAGCGATACTTGGAAGAGTGGGAGATGGATTCCGTGATCATGCCgcagaaaggagaaaaactGTCAAAGAGTAATgttgaaaaaatagaaaatattgatatacaAAACATTCGGAAAATAGAAAGGAAGGAGGAACGATGCAAGAAAGACgacaagaataaaaatgacgaacgtttggaagaaaaatgttcAAGCATGAGCAAGGAGATCATCCCAGGGAGTTTGAAGATAGAAGAAGATGcagatggaaagaaaaagaggaaaagagataaagagaaaaaggacaGCGGTGAATTTTTAGCTGACTGGAAGAAGGAGAGTGAGCGTATATCTCAGCAAATTATGCAAGACGAAATAAAGCTCTCTAAAAAGTTAGACAAACAAAAAAGAGACAAATGGGGAGAGACTGAATTTGATACTCTGAATGTCCCATCGTTAACACAACTGGAAAAGGAAGTAAATAAGAGACAATTACTGGCGGACGAATGGGAAGTCGACAGCTTAGAAGCTGTGTCTGAtttaatgattaataaaaagaaaacctctcgtatttcaaagaaattagaaaaagagGTTCGATATGATAAGAAAACAGATACATATATCGCTATAGAAAAGGAAACTGTAAAGGAATGTAAAAAGAGGCAAGATAGATTGTCTGCAATGAGAATTTGGGaagaagaacaagaagaaggagagaaagaagctTTGATGCTCCTGGAACAGAAGagtaagagaaagagagatgaTTGGGACATTGAAGAAGAATCATTCTTACGAGAAAAAAGTGACAGGAAAGAAAGCGTAGAAGACAGCATTACTATAATTGAAAGCATCCATAAGGAGGTAAATGCAGTCAGTAAAAATGTGGATGCATCTATGAAACATGATGTTGTTACTAGCAAAAAGAGCAAGAAAAGTCGTTGGGATATGGAATCACAGTCTGAGGAAAAAATAAAGCTTAAAGCTCCCGTTATGTGGGAGGAAGAATGTGCAGAATGGACGAAAGTGAATAAATTCGACCACGATATTGAGAGAGTATCTTTGGAATGCTGTGACCCGATATTAGCTAAAACGAAGATAAAAGACGAGGACGTTTGTATGGTTGAACAGCAGTTGAGAAAGTCTACATCTAAGAGTTCAACAAGTGCAGATATTATCGATTTGTTTCCTAGAAAATGTCAGGATATAGATTTGTTAGAATCATCCTGGACTCCGGAAGAACATACTAGATGTAAGTCACGAATGAGAAGTTTGGGCAACAGTTCACAGGAGAATGTGCTCTTTGATAAGACCAAGGAATTAACGCCTTCGAAAGAGCAATGTACAGCAGAACAATTAAAGGATATCTTTGAAATAGATGtgaaattaacgaaaaaaaatacagaattgTATAGTCCCAGTTCTCCAGCTGGATCCCAGAAGTCTGAa gatatggaaatttttaaggATAATCAGGTAAATATGAAGGAGAGTCGCCTACATGATAAACTAAAGAATGAAACTCTGGTTATGTCTGATGATGAATCAGTTCCAAATATACCTCTTCAAATAAAGTATCGCGATGGTAAATATGCAAAAGCTGCAATGATGAAGgaagaatttgaagaaattttaggAGTGCAGAAGATAGAGGATCAGACTCTTCGAAAGAAATTCGATGTGAAAGTATCTGAAAGTTCGTCTGAGTTTCCAATCAACGAACCATACCCAGACTCGAACTATAAATCATTACGAATGGACATATTCGCAGGGTATGAATCCGATGAATCACATGGAAAATTAAGCAACAAGAGTTCTGAGGCAATATCTTCATCTGCCAGCACAAAAGGAACAGAGGAGACGAATGAAGGAAAAGCAGCACTCAAGTTGATTCCTAAACAACTGTTAGTCCGACGAAACAATGAACGCGTGAAGACAAAATTGATTTCAGACGATCCCATGCAACACGCTGCGGCTCTATTGACCATCCAGAAGAAACTTCGAGAGTCGCATTCTgtgaaaaacgatataaaaaacaCATATTGCGAAGAACCTAATGAATTTAGGATCGAGTGTGAAAAGACATCCAATATACATGCACCTGTTGCTGAAGTTATTCCCACGGAACAGACTACTATTACGGATGTTAAGGTGGACTCGAAAGACTTGTCCATAACAGTAAAAACCTCAATTACCACAAAATCGGAATCACCAGGGGCGGTGAAGCTCGATTTCAATGAGTACAGGTCTGGAAACAAAGGAAGTAAGTTGGAAGAACTTAAAAAGTCTAGACCTCGTAACAGTAAAGATATTAGTGACACGGAGTGTCAAGTAAGATCACCAGGCAGAgagcagaaaaagaaaagtccTAGTAGAAAGGAGAATAGGGAAGATAAACGAATTAATGATCGTagcaaagaaagaagagataagaaatttgatgatagagaaagaggagaTAGGAGAGATAGTAGGAGTTCGAAACAGGAATACAATGAAAGTAGAAGGAGGTTCAGTCCTTCTACTAGTCGCAGTAAAAAACGCACTTCCTGGGAACGGGAAGGAAGTCGTAGCGAAAGCCATAGCCGCAGTTGGAGTAGAAGTAGAAGCAAAAGTccaaagagaaaggaagagttGTTTGCAGGCTTTTCTAGTAAAGAGAAACGATCAAATAGAATCGATGAGGATAGATCCagtagagcaagaatagatgATAGGAGAGAAAGATCTATAAGAAGTTCTCCTAGATCTAACACTGCCCCACATAATAAAG ATCATTTTAAAAAGCATGGATCTATTAAAGGAGATCGAGATGACtggaatagaaagaaatacgaCTGtatggaaagagaaaaggaaggtaGGTCGTACGAACCAATGGAAGTACTAAGAGAGAGAAACGTGGATATTGATAGACATAGAGAGAGTAGATTTCGCGGAGATGAAGCAGATCGGTCACTATGGCCGTACGAAGCAGAGAACATGCTTCGGGATGGAAATGAGTCCTTAGATTCCTATCCCAATAGTCAAGATTTAGATCTTGATTATGAAGAGAAAACGTACTACAGGGATGACAGTATTGAAAGGGATATCATGGAAGGTCCTTTCCGTCCTTCATCAAAATTCAAGCATAG aaaaagtagGCCCAGTACAAGAAGAGACAGACAAtgggagaaggaaagagaaccTTTGGATCTAGATAGACATGGACACGTTCGAAGAACGGAAAAATTACCTCCACCTAGAGGTCGTTCTCCATTACGGTCGCGAAGATCACCGCGTAGATCATCACACGATCGCTTCAGACGTGAATCTAGATCGCGATCGAAATCATGGTCAAGATCAAGATCACGATCTAGGTCAAGATCTAGATCCAGATCGCGATCTCGATCAACGTCCAGGTCCCGGTCGATGATGCATTCGAGATCGAGATCTAGATCGGGATCTCGATCAAGAACTAGGTCTACCTCGGGGTCCAGAATGAGAAGCCCGGATCATTTACGAATGACGGAACGATTACGATCTTCCAG ATCACCTTCCATGGGACGAGGTAGAGTGAGCGAAAGTTCAAGGGAAAGGAAGGATGAACACGATAATATGAAACTATTAGATAGCTGCACCGAAAGAGGTAGACGAATAGAAACGATCGTGCAGTCCGTATCCGGACTACCTAGGGACTCGACTGTGTTAGACTCGGAAATGCACATCGGTGACAATATGGAGACAGTTGCAACAAGTTTCCAATATTCGACTGAAAACGAAGTTGGAAACGAATATTACTATACAGAGAATAACTTGACTTATCCACCGTGCATTGATGACTCAACGGCGAGTTCTCCGAAACGCCTATCCCTCGACGATAG GCTAGAACTTGAACTGGGAATTAAGAAGCAACAGGATGGAGCAGGAATATCAAGTGATTACGGAGACAACTTTAATTCGAATATATGTTATCCATCACCGCCTGGGCAACAGCAAATATTATACCGTCAACAACCTACTGTTTTACAA GTGGGCAATGTGTTGCAAGTGGTACCTGCAGATTTCAATGGTGTCCCAGCAACGCACAGAGAGCCGACCAACTCCTCCTCAGCACCGATTGTACGAGGTTCCAGTCAAGTAGTTCGCGTAGGTAATGTTCTTCAGGTTGTACCGACGTCCTTGGATTGGAGCGGTGGACAGCCTTCTTCAGTTGATCAATCAGGAGGGATGATGTATTCCACGACAGTCCCTCGATCTTCTCCGGCTCCCTCAGTACCTATATCTGTACCTGTTCCAGTTCCTGTCCCCATGCCTGTACCAGCCGTTCCATCCGCTATGAACTCATCGACACCAGTTTCTACTTTGTCCCCAGTTTCATTGCCTCTTTCCGTTCCCGTTCCCGTTCCTGTTCCTGTCCCTGGCCCTGCTCCTGTTCCACTTCCTGTGACGCAAACGACGTTCTCCAGAGCCGAAGTGACACCACAAA aagTACCTGTTCTGCCGGTTTATAATTACGAAGTTATCTTGGAGACCCGTAGAAAAGAACAAGAGGAGCGTAAGCGACTGCGTGAGATtaggagaaaggaaaaagaacgtAGGCGAATCGAACGAATTAATCGTCGCGCTCTTCAATTGTTAGAGAAGACTAACATGCGTCAGTCAGAAAACGCAAGTCAGCAAAAGAATTCAAACCTGGATCCATCTGTTTTAAAAGCTCTTCGGGAAAGTGAAGAGCAAGGCGATGCAGAAGAACAACAAACTTCCTCTACTATTTTtgagaaggaggaagaaatGCCGGTAGTCGCATCTTCTGCTTCCACAGAGGAAGAGGAGGTACCTGTTGAGgaagacgaggaagaagaggaagaggaggaagctGAGGTGGAATatgacgaagaagaagaagaagaggcggaagacgacgaagaggaagaagaagaggacgaTGAAAAGTCACggttaaataaattgaaaagcgaAATTGATGAAGCTACAACGGTAACAACGATAGATGAAACAACTAAGATCCAAATCGAAACAGAATCCAAAGGATGGCCGGAGTTACCTCCACCGCCTTTGAAAGGCATTTTAGTCGCATCAGGTTTCAG aaggACCTCGGTTCCTAATGGCAATTTGGATGACCTTCCTACTCCTGAAAATGATAACGGAGACAACACGGACAAAGAGGATGtagaaatagataaaaatgagTCCAGCAAAGACGAAGCTGGTGAGAATAAGTtaagtaaattgaaaaatcaaatGAAGAAAACTAAATTAGCGAAGTTaggaaaacggaaacaaaggAGTAAAAAATCTGTACAATTCGCGGATGGAATCAAACCTGGAGAAGGTACTAGTCCTAGTGGCGGTGAAGGGGATATGCCTTCCCCTCCACCACCCACTACTGTCTCTCGAGGTGGAATTCGTGACGTTCGAAGGTCCAGTTCCAGGAAGAGTAGAAAACAAGAGAAAAGAACACGACCTccaaaagcaaagaaaaaagtgAAG GTGAAAATCATAAAACTAAAGAAGCCCCGTGTCACTCCATTAACGGCGATGATGATGAATGATTCTGACGACCTAGATGATCGTTCTCCGCCACCGCCACCTCCAGGGTCTCCTCCACCACCGCATCTTTGGCCAAGTTATCTTTCCGCTTACAACGCTAACAACCGTACTAGTGAAGCTCAAACAACGGCTGCTGCAATTTCGAACAGTGTTCAAGCTCCTCCGCCACCTACACCGCTGCCTCTCTTagttcctcctcctcctttgAATTACACGATACAACCTTGCAGCAAGGCGTAA